Part of the Carcharodon carcharias isolate sCarCar2 chromosome 20, sCarCar2.pri, whole genome shotgun sequence genome is shown below.
CTATCTCTCAGGAGGTGCAGTTATGCTCTTGGTTTATGAATATTCTTTTGCCTGGCTTCAGGAAAACTTCTGATTCAAACAGAACAAAATGTGGCTGAAACAGTTGTATTTTCTTATGAAACACATGTTACAGTGCCCTCAATAAACTTGTGTAAACATGCAGAATATTTTTTTCAGAGGACATTCAACGGAACCTGTATTCAAAGCAAACAATATATAATTGAAAGGTATTTCCTTGTGTCAATAAATTAACTTAGCATGATTATCTAACACGTACAACAATTTTTACATTTCTGaataaaacaaatattttgtaattCACACTTTTTTAATTTAGATATGATATAAAAATAAAAGGCTTTCTTACAAATATATACAGGTACAGCCTAATGATTTACATCCTTTTTAAAATGCTTTAACTTTTTCATACATCCATCTTGAACTTTATTGAAGAACAGGTTTGATTGAAGGTTTTGCAGAAACTGTGAGAATAGTGAACCAATTTCTTGACAAACACATGAGAATTAATATACTTTCAACGAAGGTTATGGTTTCAATATAGAATGAGAGATTATTTGTGCCTTATGTGGAGTGCAGACTGTTTTGTTGGTGCCCAGTTGTAATTATAACCTAATTTATTAATACTTGCTATGTGAAGTACTAATTATCATTAAATAAATTTTATATTCATACCTTTTACCACCACCATTATACCTACAAATAAAAATGATTATTTACATGGATGTAAACTTCACAGCAAGCTGATGTACATTCATTTCAAACAGAAACTTCCTTGAAACTGTCAGGAAAGTATGTTAACATTTCACCTGAATTGTAGGGTCAGTGCTATAGCCATCAGCTAGAGAAGAAGTTGCTTTTCACAGTGGTTATGCTACAGGTCCATGGTTTGAGTCCATTTAAAGGTTTCACATTAAGCTTGAACCTTCTGATCAACTTCTTAAAGACTTTTGTTCAGGTCTTCAAATAGCTAACTTTATACCCTAGCTGTGTTTGACCCTGTGAGGCTGCATAGGATCCTGTAGATTTACTTGGAGGGCTGTTTGACTTTGTGTCCTCTGCTGAAGAAAGAAAATGTCCTTCATAAAAATGCTGAACCTTCTACTGTATGTACATAAAATAATAAAGAAATGTCCAATTTTTCAAATGTCTGGGCATTCTGCCATCGATGAATATGTTTTCCAGAAAGCCAACAGTAACAGTCAGGGAGAAAAGCCTTACACAAtagtacaaaaataaattttgCCATTTTATTTGTATTTACAAAGAAGAAAGTCTCTATTCCATAATTAATCCTCCCTACCATCGATTATTGCTTTACCAAATAATTAAATTACAATACTTTGCCTCGTTCTGTAAGTCCAGTTACTTAAAAATATGATTTCTTTTCAGAAGAAGGTGATGATGTATATAAACACATCTGTATTTGCTTTTAGTTTTGCAAAGGGTACACCTGGGATTAGGTTTTCAATTGAATTATGAATAATTATGCTAAAGTTCATGGGGCTTTTCTTCATAGACTCTTGACATTGTTTTCTCCCAAATATTTCAAAAACAATGCAGTACTTTATAGACTACTTTTCTATTAATTCTTGTGGTCATACAAATGATTCAaatgggcaattaggggtggaccgtaaatactgacctagccagcaacacccacatcccaagaattaaaaaaagacacATTGGATAGTTTCCAATAATCTGCCATTTTTTTGCAAAGTATTTGAGATAAGGTAATGAAAAAGAAGCCCATGAACTGAATTGGTGTCAAGAAATTACAGTTTTAAATGGCTTGTGGTACTTATGACAAGTTTAACTAATTAGTCCATTGTATTAATATCCATGACAGCATGAGGTTTTGGAAATCTGCCCCTCTGAAATTataactttaattttttttaacctgtCAATACACTATTTTCAGTAATATTGCCACCCTCCCTTAACATGGCGCTTGCCGCCACATTTCCTTGCTCAAACAGAAATTTGGATTGTCCAAACCACAGCTATTCTATAGGGCTACAAGCGATGCTGCTCCATAATTGAAGTTAGGAACTGTGACCCAAGAGAAGACAAGAATTTGAGTTTTCTTACTCAAATGAAAATGCTCACTTTTAATTCAGATTCCACCCAACATCTCAGCCACATGGTGAAATGATAAGTAGCTTTTGAACTCGTCATCTCTGGATTGGACCATAAGAATGTTTCAATCCTGAGGCTCGTGTTCTTCAAATGCCAATTGTGTTACCATCTGCACCCCATAGTTACAGAGATAAAGTGAGGGGATGGGTTAGTATTTTATGGAGGTCCAGAATCGAATAGCCCATTAAATAAAAGCAAGCAAGTTGATGTTTTTGGAATTGCCACAAAACATGCATCCCTTCCTGTCTGTTGATCAAAATTTAGGACTACATTTATTCTGATGCTGGCACTAAATTATTTTGAATTGTAATTAACTATACTACAATGCAGAGGCTGCAATGGAGTGGCTACCTTCTCTGGTTGCTTGAATACTTTTGAATGGTAGTGGTGTGGGAAGGTCACAATTGTGAGTTGGCAGAGTGCTGCCACCCGCATGTTGCCAGCCGTGGGTTGCCATGTAACTGGAGGCAGCTGCGCTGTATGTCATATAGGGAGAcacctgtgtgggtggagggtaaGGAGCCATACTTGGGACAGAGACAAAACTGCTAACTGTAGGCAGACCATTAGGACCCTGGAAGATAAAAATTGATTATTACATTATTTAATGAAGATAGACATGACCAACTGAAATTTTTAAGTATTCTTTCGTTATTATATTGGCAGTGTGTAACTCAATCACACCAAGATTAAACCACTAAAAGTATAATGGAGTAAATTTGTAACGTAGATCATTTTGATGTAAAATTTAGCACTGCTAATAAATCTGAATAGGTAGTGTATTTAATGTAAACAAAAGTTTTGCATATACCTGTATTTCTTAATAGTACACCTGAAATATTTCAATTAGGTTCGTCTGGAAATACTAGGTAATCTTAATGGATGCAAAACTGGTAATATTTTAAAATGAGATTAATCTGCAAATGGGAGTCACAAGTAACTTATGAAAAACTAACATATTTCGGTATTTTATATATGAATATACATAGATATATTAAATAACTGCTAAAATATAGGAAATTGTAATTTAATTGCAATAGTTATATATTATACTGTGATATTATTTGTTTAAAATATTCAGCAAAAAAAACCCCAACTTTAAAAGCCATGAGTGTGCTGGCTAGTTTTTAATTGTGCAATAAATGTTTGAGCGTTCTCGGCGAATCCTAACAATTGACTCACGGAATGAGACGCAAAGGGCAATCAGACCAGGGCGAACATCGCAACAAGACTGCTCCCACATAATGCTTCCTAATGCTGCTGGTGAACAAAAATGCGGAACCGAACACACTGCTGCTGCGCCTGTGCTGCCCTTTGTGTATGTTTAAGTGAATGATTTGTGCTGCTGCACAAACACAATTGAAAATAATAGAGTACAACAGAATAATGCAAGCTATATGGAAAGCCAAAGACTTCATTGCGTTTACTGTTCGTAATCTGCCAGAACATAGTCAATGTGAAAGGCACGTACAGACATCAATTTATTCAGTCCTATATGTATTTAAAATGCGCCATGTGACTAGTTCTAATCTAGTTCGTTTTAATAGCAGATCCATCGAGTTTAATCAGTTGCACTATATTAATTTTAACACTTTTGCCTATCATTAGACATTGCGCAATTAGACAGTCAAATAAGTTGATAAAAAGCACAGGCCTTCCTTTGTGACTGTTTcaattttaaataaattattttagAAATATTTAGGGACGGTTCACTGTTTCAATAACTAACTTCTTTCTTCCACATAAAACGCGTTCTATTGTGTGTCTATAGTGTCGGCGCTTTGTTGAAATCATTCCCGCCGTCTTCCCTCTCTTTTTAattgtcggtattttcttgtaGACGTGATGTCGCTGATTGGGCAATGCCATTGTTAGATTATTTCAACCGAGCAAGAGAAATACCGCTGAACTCAACATCGGGGTAGGGGCTATAAAATAGTAATTTAAAAGAAAGCCCGTGTCAAATTTCTTGCTCAGATTTATAATAGAAAACTAAAAATTATGGATATACCTGTACCCGCTGAGCAGTTAATACTTCGATGTCATTTTACCTTGCCTTAGCCCCACACTTTTATAATAGTGGTGTATTAATCTGCAATTTACAAATCTTTCCTTGTCTTTTTTGGGAAATTAATGACTTCAGATTGGTGTGAAGATGGCTAAGAGATTATTTTTAAGGAAAAGATAATAATTACGAGgaaaataatttgtatttattggtTTAAATCTGGCATGGTTACTCTTTTCCATTCCCAGACAGTTCTTGTTTTATGGTCCTTATACCAGATTATAGAAATGCTGTTACGATTCACTGTAAATTAGTATAAACCTTAATTTCGGTTACTTACCCATATatagggagtttattgacaatctACTTTGTTACAGTAAACAGCTGATTTCTTCTGTTGCAGTAAATGTGTACCGTGATCCCACACTTAGCAATAAAACTATCGATTATATATAAATAACACAGAATACTTTTAAGGTTTTTATTACATATTTTTGTTCTGGTTATGAGATTTGGCATTTACGCCTGTGCCAGAGATTGAATATTATTTCAATTTAGCAGCGACGCAGCTAATACCCTTTCAAATACCAAATAGATGTTGTTTTCACATTCGGCCTTTACTCGTTTTTATTTAAAAACGTCTATTACATATTACCTCGTCCATGACTTTACAAATTAATTAGAGGTGCCTACTATGTAAAAGTCATTGCAATTTAAAGTACTAATTACACCTAGGTAATAATTGTTCAAACGTGTTTATTTTTCTAGTTTGGTGTTCTGTAAACGCTGTAATCTGTCCAGTTGAGAGGAAAGGCAAGCTACAATTACCTGAGTGTATTTGACTTCCTGCTCCAATGGGGACTTGTCCAGTCCATTCACTGGAGCCTGGTTTGAGGACTGGAAGTGGCTCCTGTTTATACTGTTCCATTCCTCCACTTTAGTAGGATAGGAAGAACTGTCACTAATGGGAATAGCACCTAACAACAAAAATATTTATATGACATGACTTGTATCAGAATCCTTGTAGCAGACATCATATTTGTTTCTCTTTTCCGTCCTTATGATTCCGGCATTTAGTTTTAATTTGGTGCAGACGGCCTGATGAAGTTTGCTGGAGTACCATTCAGCTGATTTACTCATTACTGCTAAATGTATCAGTTTTGATCGAGTCCGGTTTACACTCCTCGGCAGTTTGGGTCATATCGAACATGTTACACATTAATGTATAAGAGAGGCAACAGTTGAACATCAAATCTTTCCACGAATTGTCTTGCAATTAGAGTTTGAAGATTATTTCTGATGAACCGAACTTCCCAACAGTACGTTTTGAAACGTCACCATCTTTGAAACATACACGTAATCAACGTCCTTGCAAATTATACAAATATTCATATATTTTAATTTGTCAAGTCAATTAccgtaaaaaaaaaatcactttcaaaTCGCATTTTCTCAATACGAGCTTTCGATGTTTGGATAAATATTTAAGGATGACTGGTCTCGTTTAAGTTGACTCGCTAGTATTAAATCCCAACTTTTATGTTCATGGTTTTCTGCCGTGAAAACCTGCTACTGAAATTTTACTTGATTTCCGTAAAATCATAACTACAGAATTCATTGTAAGTACGGTTTATGATCTTGTATATTAGATTGTAGCCTGAAGCTAATATGTAGGAAATGCAATTGGAGCTTTAATTATATATTTCCTTTTTAGTCTCAGAACAAGATATGTAACTGTGATGGTTTCAAAAAAGAAAACTGATATTGGTATTTAAAACCGATAATAATTTCCCAGGTAGCTCTGTCGTAAACGTGAGCTGTTATCATCTCTTTACATTGCAGGGTTAAAACGACAGAACGGCTaaatctgttttaaataaaacctGGGCAATTCCCGGGTTCCCATGTCGTTGTTTGATACAACTTTCCAACTGGTGATTTGTTACATGTTTCGTATGTGCAAATAAAATACATTATAATGTGATTTAGGAGGGACAACAGACAGAGGTTTCCATTAAACTGACCTGAAAAAATGCTGATGTGTATATCATAGAAACAGCAAAATAATGCACTATATTTGACAACTGATGTATTAGTCAATTGCACAATCAATCTAGAATCGTGCCTGGAGAAATGCTTCTATTGTTCAAACCTTTGCGAAAAACTTAAATATAATCGGTGTTCAACCACCAAAAATGCAAGGTATAAATAACAGACCATTCTAATCAACCAATCCGTGAGAGAGGAAATAATTATGTCGTTTGACAAGAAGAGTGGACATGTTTTTTGTGGGAAGCGGCCTGGTTTTATTTTGTGTTGTTAACTAGATTGCGAAAACTGAGTGCATTAGAGGAAAGTTAACATGCATTTAAGCACTGTAATCGACTGGAATGGAGTTTTCAAATCCCCACTTGCCTACTCTTATGAGAGCTAAAATGCATCTTGGCAAAATGGGTACTTTTGAAATCGTTTCACTGAAAACGCAACAATACTTTAAAATTCAGGTAAAGCTTTGGTTCTGATGGGTGTCAAGCTACTGATGGGAAATCAGTGAACGGTCACAATGTATAAGGTGACTTGATTTCAACAAATTCGCGCTCAGTTTCTTATtatagggtgggggggggggggggggaaggtgggtagTGGGGAAAATCGAGAACCAGTAAGGTTAAGTCTAGAGTGGGAAACAATGTGCGTTGACTTTTTAGTAAACGGGGCTTCTTTCATAAGCATTTGTCAGTGCTGAAGTACAAACAAAAGGCTTGATGTTGTAACTCCTTTAACTTGGGCTTTATTTTAACTGAACGACATTGTACTGGAGTGCTGCAGCTTACCTTGCTGCTCGATTAATGCTCTAATACCCAGGATGtcggagacagagtgtgatgaaGGCCAGGTCCTGTGAATTCCCACGTGTCCTGGGATTGCGGGCACACCGGGCGACGTTGGCATTTTAGCTCCGGCCGTTGTGATGGGACTCGAGTAGGAATAAATTGCATTGTACTGGAGAGCCGATTGTGGAGATGGGTGAGCTGGAGTCTTGCTCGATTCGTACTGATTCTGCTGGGACAAGTTTCCGATCTTGTTGCGTAGGATTCTGCTGATAGAGCTCACCGAAGGGACGTTGTACTTATCGCAGACCCCATCGGCTAAGAGTCTGTCTCGGATCTCCCACGCAAAAATTCCTGGGTCCCTCTGCTTGTATGCTCGAATGTGTTTGACCACTGTTGGGGTTGTCACTCTGGGTTTGCTGCCTCCGATCGCACCGGGCAATATAGAACCGGTCTCGTTGTACCGAGCCAGGATTTTACTGACACAGCCGTGTGACACTCTTAGCTGTCTACTGATATCACAGGGTCGAATCCCCAACTGGGCCAGTTCAACTATCCGCAGTCTAATGGCATTAGGCAGTGGTCTGCCATTGACAAATACTCCTCCTAACTGGTTCACCTCCCCGAACGCTGGCTCTAGTATGGAATAGAACAAGAGGACGCATTCAGAAAAGAGTCAGCTACAGTCACACGTTACAACCCAGCATCTAACCCGACAGCGGATGTATTTGTGTTCTGTTAACCAACTTTTGACAAGCTCTACTTTATTACGTTTATGGAGCGTATCCGTCGTGTAGGCCTGCACAGTGTAACGCTTGCATTCGACTCAAAGTCGTACATTAACTCCTACCACAGTCCCTGACGTTTCCTAATAGATGTCAACCAAGAAtagacacaacagagcaaactgAGATCACCATCTGTACTCGCTAACTTTTGCACAAGACTTCTCGGGATTTCTTTTCCAATCCAAAGAAGCTTCTATTCGAAAGACTCTTGAATTGcacagtttatttttaaattaaccttatgTAAGTTTGTTTTGTTAATCCTCATTTTTTGCTGATTTATTACAAAGAAACATATGCACGACCAAACTTACCATCAGATTG
Proteins encoded:
- the pax9 gene encoding paired box protein Pax-9 isoform X1: MEPAFGEVNQLGGVFVNGRPLPNAIRLRIVELAQLGIRPCDISRQLRVSHGCVSKILARYNETGSILPGAIGGSKPRVTTPTVVKHIRAYKQRDPGIFAWEIRDRLLADGVCDKYNVPSVSSISRILRNKIGNLSQQNQYESSKTPAHPSPQSALQYNAIYSYSSPITTAGAKMPTSPGVPAIPGHVGIHRTWPSSHSVSDILGIRALIEQQGAIPISDSSSYPTKVEEWNSINRSHFQSSNQAPVNGLDKSPLEQEVKYTQGPNGLPTVSSFVSVPSMAPYPPPTQVSPYMTYSAAASSYMATHGWQHAGGSTLPTHNCDLPTPLPFKSIQATREAEDTKSNSPPSKSTGSYAASQGQTQLGYKVSYLKT
- the pax9 gene encoding paired box protein Pax-9 isoform X3, with amino-acid sequence MEPAFGEVNQLGGVFVNGRPLPNAIRLRIVELAQLGIRPCDISRQLRVSHGCVSKILARYNETGSILPGAIGGSKPRVTTPTVVKHIRAYKQRDPGIFAWEIRDRLLADGVCDKYNVPSVSSISRILRNKIGNLSQQNQYESSKTPAHPSPQSALQYNAIYSYSSPITTAGAKMPTSPGVPAIPGHVGIHRTWPSSHSVSDILGIRALIEQQGAIPISDSSSYPTKVEEWNSINRSHFQSSNQAPVNGLDKSPLEQEVKYTQQRTQSQTALQVNLQDPMQPHRVKHS
- the pax9 gene encoding paired box protein Pax-9 isoform X2 produces the protein MEPAFGEVNQLGGVFVNGRPLPNAIRLRIVELAQLGIRPCDISRQLRVSHGCVSKILARYNETGSILPGAIGGSKPRVTTPTVVKHIRAYKQRDPGIFAWEIRDRLLADGVCDKYNVPSVSSISRILRNKIGNLSQQNQYESSKTPAHPSPQSALQYNAIYSYSSPITTAGAKMPTSPGVPAIPGHVGIHRTWPSSHSVSDILGIRALIEQQGAIPISDSSSYPTKVEEWNSINRSHFQSSNQAPVNGLDKSPLEQEVKYTQGPNGLPTVSSFVSVPSMAPYPPPTQVSPYMTYSAAASSYMATHGWQHAGGSTLPTHNCDLPTPLPFKSIQATREGSHSIAASAL